A genomic region of Papaver somniferum cultivar HN1 chromosome 7, ASM357369v1, whole genome shotgun sequence contains the following coding sequences:
- the LOC113297997 gene encoding AP2-like ethylene-responsive transcription factor PLT2 isoform X1, giving the protein METLVPASENEICLLNQEVSLIDQVSIVADYERLPSSNDSSSKLIPPPSSSSSVNVNPASSSATGNEQVKKALYKVGQRTSNFRGVTSLFCRHRWTGKFEAHLWDNTTISETRKRKGKQVYLGGYETEEKAAQAYDLAALKLWGAGAHSKMNFPISNYAKEVEEMKDMSREEYINSLRRKSICFARGNSIYRGVTRQHEGRRWQARIGRVAGGRDIYLGTYDTEEEAAEAYDIAAVKLRGMSAITNFHISNYYKEGSKELDIIPIDVTEKELPKVKIRRFIMP; this is encoded by the exons ATGGAAACTCTGGTTCCTGCTTCAGAAAATGAGATATGTTTATTAAACCAGGAGGTATCCCTTATAGACCAAGTTTCAATAGTGGCAGACTATGAGAGATTACCTTCTTCCAATGATTCATCTTCTAAATTAATTCCACCACCATCAAGTAGCAGTAGTGTTAATGTAAATCCTGCAAGCAGTAGTGCAACTGGAAACGAACAAGTAAAGAAGGCATTATATAAAGTTGGTCAGAGAACATCGAATTTTCGTGGAGTTACTAG TTTGTTCTGCAGACACAGATGGACTGGCAAATTTGAAGCACATCTTTGGGATAACACTACCATAAGTGAAACCCGGAAACGCAAAGGAAAGCAAG TATATCTTG GTGGATATGAAACTGAAGAGAAAGCAGCACAAGCATATGACCTTGCAGCTTTAAAGTTGTGGGGAGCAGGAGCACATTCTAAAATGAACTTCCCA ATTTCCAATTATGCAAAAGAAGTTGAGGAAATGAAAGACATGTCACGTGAGGAGTATATTAATTCTCTAAGAAG GAAAAGCATTTGCTTTGCAAGAGGCAATTCGATTTATAGAGGAGTCACAAG ACAACATGAAGGTCGTCGATGGCAAGCTAGAATTGGTAGGGTGGCAGGTGGTAGAGATATCTATCTTGGAACATATG ACACCGAGGAGGAAGCTGCAGAGGCGTATGATATTGCGGCCGTTAAACTTCGAGGAATGAGtgccattaccaattttcatatcAGTAACTACTACAAGGAAGGCTCAAAGGAACTGGATATTATCCCTATAGACGTTACAGAGAAAGAGCTTCCGAAAGTGAAAATTAGAAGATTCATAATGCCGTGA
- the LOC113297997 gene encoding AP2-like ethylene-responsive transcription factor PLT2 isoform X2, whose amino-acid sequence METLVPASENEICLLNQEVSLIDQVSIVADYERLPSSNDSSSKLIPPPSSSSSVNVNPASSSATGNEQVKKALYKVGQRTSNFRGVTRHRWTGKFEAHLWDNTTISETRKRKGKQVYLGGYETEEKAAQAYDLAALKLWGAGAHSKMNFPISNYAKEVEEMKDMSREEYINSLRRKSICFARGNSIYRGVTRQHEGRRWQARIGRVAGGRDIYLGTYDTEEEAAEAYDIAAVKLRGMSAITNFHISNYYKEGSKELDIIPIDVTEKELPKVKIRRFIMP is encoded by the exons ATGGAAACTCTGGTTCCTGCTTCAGAAAATGAGATATGTTTATTAAACCAGGAGGTATCCCTTATAGACCAAGTTTCAATAGTGGCAGACTATGAGAGATTACCTTCTTCCAATGATTCATCTTCTAAATTAATTCCACCACCATCAAGTAGCAGTAGTGTTAATGTAAATCCTGCAAGCAGTAGTGCAACTGGAAACGAACAAGTAAAGAAGGCATTATATAAAGTTGGTCAGAGAACATCGAATTTTCGTGGAGTTACTAG ACACAGATGGACTGGCAAATTTGAAGCACATCTTTGGGATAACACTACCATAAGTGAAACCCGGAAACGCAAAGGAAAGCAAG TATATCTTG GTGGATATGAAACTGAAGAGAAAGCAGCACAAGCATATGACCTTGCAGCTTTAAAGTTGTGGGGAGCAGGAGCACATTCTAAAATGAACTTCCCA ATTTCCAATTATGCAAAAGAAGTTGAGGAAATGAAAGACATGTCACGTGAGGAGTATATTAATTCTCTAAGAAG GAAAAGCATTTGCTTTGCAAGAGGCAATTCGATTTATAGAGGAGTCACAAG ACAACATGAAGGTCGTCGATGGCAAGCTAGAATTGGTAGGGTGGCAGGTGGTAGAGATATCTATCTTGGAACATATG ACACCGAGGAGGAAGCTGCAGAGGCGTATGATATTGCGGCCGTTAAACTTCGAGGAATGAGtgccattaccaattttcatatcAGTAACTACTACAAGGAAGGCTCAAAGGAACTGGATATTATCCCTATAGACGTTACAGAGAAAGAGCTTCCGAAAGTGAAAATTAGAAGATTCATAATGCCGTGA
- the LOC113297996 gene encoding PH, RCC1 and FYVE domains-containing protein 1-like, whose amino-acid sequence MADHQRSTPGERDVEQAIIALKKGAYLLKYGRRGKPKFCPFRLSADESLLIWYSGKEEKHLKLSHVSKIIPGQRTAIFQRYPRPEKEYQSFSLLYNDRSLDLICKDKDEAEVWFVGLKALISRGTYRKLRTESRADRVSGDSSSTHTRRNSPSIAASGSSDYSQKDSVDTQQSLVSYDNPTQNGFGKAFSDVILYTATAKVFTQSVSVSNSLSSLSSAAADNSNGRGSAVDTVRVSLSSAVSSSSHGSHEDFDCFGDVFMWGEGVSDGTLGGGTHRVGSASAPKIDALFPKALESAVVLDVHNIACGGRHAALVTKQGEIFSWGEESGGRLGHGVEADVPHPKLVDTLSGMNIELIACGEYHTCAVTLSGDLYTWGDGTHNSGLLGHGSENSHWIPKKVCGLMEGLHISSISCGPWHTAAVTSAGQLFTFGDGTFGALGHGDRNNTTTPREVESLRGLRTVKVACGVWHSAAIVEVTVGSSGSGNSSSGKLFTWGDGDKGRLGHGDKDSRLVPACVASLVDVSFSQVACGHNMTIALTSSGQVYSMGSTAYGQLGNPEADGKLPTCVQGKLNNTFVEEISCGSYHVAVLTSKTEVYTWGKGANGRLGHGDHEDRNTPKLVKALRDKQVKSVVCGSNFTAAICLHKWVSTADNSICSGCRNPFSFRRKRHNCYNCGLVFCKACSSWKSLNASLAPNINKPYRVCDDCFNKLKKVIESGPVYQFTKNQGGSIPRSSSEMAEKEILEARLLGQLSRLSSVESFKKGDNRYSKRNKKLELNNIRFTPIQNGNSQSGSFYSTKMSTSLFESSKKIFSASLPGSRTASRASSPVSRRRSPPRSVTPSPAMTVLTPEVDNDDSKHGSSDFNQEITKLRAQVEELTHKSAVLEAELERTSKQLKEATAVAGDETAKCKAAKEVIKSLTAQLKEMAEKVPQESTENCGSPTLVPNKANLSNLILPEPESNGDSADSPVQNRLKEQTDPAEWVVQDEPGVYITLSSLPGGGKDLRRVRFSRRRFSEKQAETWWAENRAKVHERHDIRSSARSVSVPSVLPPPPPPPPPPDNGTDDNVSD is encoded by the exons ATGGCGGATCATCAGAGGAGTACTCCTGGTGAAAGAGATGTTGAACAG GCTATTATAGCACTTAAAAAAGGAGCATATTTACTAAAGTACGGTCGCAGAGGAAAGCCAAAGTTTTGTCCATTTAGGCTTAGTGCT GATGAATCTTTATTGATATGGTACTCTGGTAAGGAGGAGAAACATCTCAAGCTTAGTCATGTGTCAAAGATCATACCTGGACAACGTACT GCAATATTTCAGCGGTATCCACGGCCTGAGAAAGAATATCAATCGTTTTCTCTTCTGTACAATGACAGGTCCTTGGATTTG ATATGTAAGGATAAAGATGAAGCCGAAGTCTGGTTTGTTGGTCTTAAGGCATTGATTTCACGTGGTACTTACCGCAAGCTAAGAACTGAATCAAGAGCAGATAGAGTTTCAGGAGATAGTTCTAGCACCCATACTCGGAGAAACTCACCATCAATTGCAGCCTCTGGAAGTAGTGACTATTCACAGaag GATTCTGTAGACACCCAACAAAGTCTGGTTTCTTATGATAACCCTACACAGAATGGTTTCGGAAAGGCATTCTCTGATGTGATTTTGTATACCGCAACTGCTAAGGTTTTCACACAGTCAGTGTCAGTTTCGAACTCTCTAAGTTCATTATCATCTGCAGCTGCAGATAATTCAAATGGACGGGGCTCTGCAGTTGACACTGTTCGAGTTAGTTTGTCTAGTGCGGTTAGCTCGTCGAGCCATGGTTCTCATGAAGACTTTGATTGTTTTGGCGATGTTTTCATGTGGGGAGAAGGAGTTAGTGATGGAACGCTGGGTGGTGGTACGCATAGAGTTGGAAGTGCATCTGCGCCCAAGATTGATGCACTATTTCCCAAGGCTCTGGAATCAGCAGTGGTGCTTGATGTCCATAATATAGCTTGTGGAGGTAGGCATGCTGCACTTGTGACCAAACAAGGTGAGATTTTTAGCTGGGGAGAAGAGTCAGGAGGTAGACTAGGGCATGGTGTAGAGGCTGATGTTCCACACCCGAAGCTTGTCGATACCCTTAGTGGTATGAATATTGAGCTAATAGCATGCGGGGAATATCATACATGCGCTGTAACATTGTCTGGTGATCTTTACACCTGGGGTGATGGTACTCATAATTCTGGTCTTCTAGGTCATGGGAGTGAAAATAGTCACTGGATCCCTAAAAAGGTTTGTGGTTTAATGGAAGGGTTGCATATTTCATCAATCTCTTGTGGACCTTGGCATACAGCAGCTGTAACATCAGCAGGCCAGTTGTTTACATTTGGGGATGGAACCTTTGGCGCCTTAGGTCACGGTGATCGCAACAACACAACCACTCCAAGGGAAGTGGAATCTTTGAGAGGTCTAAGAACAGTTAAGGTTGCTTGTGGTGTTTGGCACAGTGCTGCAATTGTAGAAGTTACGGTTGGGTCTTCTGGTTCTGGTAATTCTTCGTCGGGTAAGTTGTTCACCTGGGGGGATGGGGATAAGGGCCGGCTTGGACACGGCGATAAAGACAGTAGGTTAGTTCCAGCATGTGTTGCATCTTTGGTTGATGTGAGTTTTAGTCAAGTAGCTTGTGGGCATAACATGACAATTGCTCTTACATCTTCTGGACAAGTATATTCAATGGGGAGTACTGCTTACGGACAGTTGGGTAATCCTGAAGCTGATGGAAAGCTTCCCACTTGTGTTCAGGGTAAACTCAACAATACTTTTGTAGAAGAGATATCATGTGGTTCGTATCATGTTGCGGTTTTAACCTCAAAGACCGAGGTTTACACTTGGGGAAAGGGAGCAAATGGCCGGTTAGGTCACGGTGACCATGAAGACAGAAACACCCCAAAGCTTGTTAAAGCTCTGAGGGATAAACAAGTCAAGAGTGTGGTGTGTGGTTCAAACTTCACAGCTGCAATCTGTCTGCACAAATGGGTCTCCACTGCTGATAACTCCATATGCTCTGGTTGCCGTAACCCATTTAGCTTTAGAAGAAAACGTCACAACTGTTATAACTGCGGACTAGTCTTTTGCAAAGCATGTAGCAGTTGGAAATCTCTTAATGCGTCTTTAGCTCCAAATATTAACAAGCCTTATCGTGTGTGTGATGATTGCTTCAATAAACTTAAGAAGGTCATTGAATCTGGACCAGTATACCAGTTTACTAAAAACCAAGGTGGAAGTATACCACGGAGCTCCAGCGAGATGgcagaaaaggagattttagaggCTCGATTACTTGGACAACTCTCCAGGCTCTCGTCAGTGGAATCATTCAAGAAAGGTGATAACAGATACTCCAAGCGCAATAAGAAACTAGAGCTGAACAATATCCGTTTCACACCAATTCAAAATGGAAATTCTCAATCCGGAAGCTTTTATTCGACAAAAATGTCAACTTCTTTGTTCGAGTcgtcaaagaaaatattttctgcttCTCTTCCTGGTTCTAGAACAGCTTCCCGGGCATCGTCTCCTGTTTCTAGGAGGCGAAGTCCACCTCGGTCTGTAACACCAAGCCCAGCTATGACTGTTCTTACACCAGAAGTAGATAATGATGACTCAAAACACGGAAGCAGCGACTTCAACCAAGAAATAACCAAGTTACGAGCACAG GTAGAGGAGCTTACCCACAAATCCGCAGTTCTAGAAGCCGAGTTGGAAAGGACTTCAAAGCAGCTAAAGGAAGCCACCGCGGTAGCAGGGGATGAAACTGCAAAATGTAAAGctgcaaaagaagtgattaaatCTCTCACAGCACAG TTAAAAGAAATGGCTGAAAAGGTTCCTCAGGAATCTACTGAAAATTGTGGTAGTCCAACTCTAGTTCCGAATAAGGCAAATTTGAGCAACCTCATTCTTCCAGAACCCGAGTCCAATGGGGACTCAGCAGACTCACCCGTACAAAATAGATTAAAAGAACAAACTGATCCCGCAGAGTGGGTAGTACAAGACGAACCGGGCGTGTACATAACACTTTCCTCCTTGCCAGGGGGTGGCAAAGATCTTAGGCGTGTACGGTTCAG TCGTAGACGATTCAGTGAGAAACAAGCTGAGACTTGGTGGGCAGAGAACAGAGCAAAAGTACATGAGCGCCATGACATTCGAAGTTCAGCAAGATCGGTCTCTGTGCCTTCTGTTTTGCCCcctcccccacccccaccccctccACCGGATAATGGGACGGATGACAACGTTAGTGACTGA
- the LOC113297998 gene encoding uncharacterized protein LOC113297998 — translation MAVINVFLVIPHFNGAELVYQQVKAKLLETNPSSLLSYSPPFLNNLLKDQLGIMESLGKFLNSALQSITSVLGGSSSREPLSREPLIQSNEFRSMSARPNTHYQNPQSYDAPEGENSGALRSRSYSMRNPTVNFDSNQDSHLDNGASRSQSMRYTSFNRESDSTNDNSQSDDGRTSGRLKTVPLRGGDYPDSKFKEPKASKEREIKFRRWGKSKNRP, via the exons ATGGCGGTTATTAACGTGTTTCTAGTTATACCTCACTTCAACGGAGCTGAGCTGGTATATCAGCAAGTGAAGGCAAAACTTTTAGAAACAAATCCAAGCTCATTGCTGTCGTATTCACCACCATTTTTGAACAATCTCTTAAAGGACCAACTTGGCATCATGGAATCTTTAGGGAAGTTCCTCAATTCAGCACTGCAGAGTATAACATCTGTTTTGGGG GGTAGTAGTAGTAGGGAACCATTGAGTAGAGAACCATTGATTCAATCTAATGAATTCAGATCCATGTCCGCAAGGCCGAACACCCACTACCAGAATCCTCAAAGTTATGACGCACCAGAAGGTGAAAATAGCGGCGCACTAAGGTCTAGGTCCTATTCCATGAGAAATCCTACTGTCAATTTTGATTCCAACCAGGACTCACATTTGGACAACGGGGCTTCTAGGTCCCAATCCATGAGGTACACTAGTTTTAACAGGGAATCGGATTCTACAAACGATAACTCGCAGTCAGATGATGGCAGAACTAGTGGTAGGCTGAAGACTGTGCCATTGAGAGGTGGTGATTACCCAGACAGCAAATTCAAAGAGCCTAAAGCATCAAAAGAACGCGAGATCAAATTTCGCAGGTGGGGAAAGTCCAAGAATAGGCCATAG
- the LOC113297999 gene encoding HVA22-like protein a, with protein sequence MGSGSFLKVLLNNFDVLAGPVITLVYPLYASIRAIETKSRLDDQQWLTYWVLYSMITLFELTFAKLIEHLPFWSYVRLAATCWLVLPYFSGAAYVYEHFVRPTFVNPKTVNIWYIPSGKKNVFSKQDDILTAAERYIEENGTQAFEKLISRADKETRSRRSNNPLVFDGDDYRY encoded by the exons ATGGGTTCAGGTAGTTTTCTCAAGGTGTTGCTCAACAACTTTGATGTTCTTGCTGG GCCTGTCATTACACTGGTTTACCCCTT ATATGCTTCAATAAGGGCAATTGAGACGAAATCTCGTCTTGATGATCAACAATGGCTTACTTACTGGGTCCTTTATTCCATGATTACTCTTTTTGAGCTCACTTTTGCTAAACTCATTGAACA CCTTCCATTCTGGTCTTACGTGAGACTTGCGGCTACATGCTGGTTGGTCTTGCCCTACTTCAGTGGTGCTGCATATGTTTATGAACATTTTGTTAGACCAACGTTCGTTAACCCGAAAACAGTTAACATTTGGTATATTCCAAGTGGAAAAAAGAATGTCTTCAGTAAGCAAGATGACATCCTAACAGCTGCAGAGAGATACATCGAAGAAAATGGAACGCAAGCATTTGAGAAGCTCATTAGCAGG GCTGATAAAGAAACCAGGTCCAGAAGGAGTAACAATCCCCTGGTTTTCGACGGTGACGATTATAGATATTAA